From a single Nicotiana tabacum cultivar K326 chromosome 8, ASM71507v2, whole genome shotgun sequence genomic region:
- the LOC142163256 gene encoding uncharacterized protein LOC142163256, translating into MLGYAKFMKDLVTKKRSMDYETIKMTHQVSAIVQSMAPNLEYPDAFTIPCTIGSVDFAKVDRFILPADFVILDCEVDYKVPIILGKPFLETGKALVVGEVGELTFQPNNTEVCSFVDLVMEVLVDDTSAMINVEDPL; encoded by the exons ATGCTGGGTTACGccaagttcatgaaagacttggtgactaaAAAGAGATCCATGGATTATGAGACaatcaaaatgactcatcaagtaagTGCAATTGTACAATCGATGGCTCCAAATCTTGAATATCCCGACGCTTTCACCATTCCATGTACCATTGGGAGTGTAGATTTTGCAAAg GTGGACAGGTTTATTTTGCCTGCTGACTTTGTGATTCTAGATTGCGAGGTAGACTATAAGGTGCCGATAATATTGGGAAAACCTTTCCTAGAAACTGGGAAGGCATTGGTTGTTGGGGAAGTAGGGGAGCTCACCTTccag ccgAATAAtactgaagtgtgctcttttgtggatcttgtcatGGAGGTgctagttgatgatactagtgccatgatcaatgtggaggatcctttATAA